From a single Daphnia pulex isolate KAP4 chromosome 2, ASM2113471v1 genomic region:
- the LOC124206809 gene encoding fibroblast growth factor receptor-like 1 yields the protein MVMIRGIVTIIWWLCWASLETSTSWKSFGSILVSSDNNTDSKSSIQPYGLVNKSHVVTSGRRWDLNETETSLPPKINTVITAQSGDTAFLPCHVSLREDHGVSWVRRRDWHILTADSKVYSRDERIRVTSVDNTENTWTLLIKYIQKEDEGIYDCQITTRRSAWAQSIELRIVEPQAVLVGTEDIYVGVGSPFTITCVITNTLKPPEYVSWNVDSKSLNFGSQDQHHQPSAFKKRWNGAGYSVTFDPGPPSVSRLMVNSATPSDSGRYTCQPSSGLSASTHVHVALGNEMAAIQAADTAGRGGCLRWFLLTVAIVLPLLNLNWYD from the exons ATGGTGATGATTCGGGGGATCGTAACCATTATTTGGTGGTTATGCTGGGCAAGTTTGGAAACTTCAACTTCGTGGAAATCTTTCGGAAGCATCCTAGTAAGTAGTGATAACAACACTGACAGCAAAAGCAGTATACAGCCCTACGGATTAGTCAACAAATCACACGTCGTCACTTccg GGCGAAGATGGGATTTAAATGAAACGGAAACATCATTGCCGCCAAAGATAAACACAGTCATCACCGCGCAGTCAGGAGACACAGCATTTCTTCCTTGCCACGTATCACTGAGGGAAGACCACGGC gTGTCTTGGGTGCGTCGTCGAGATTGGCATATTTTAACGGCAGATTCAAAAGTATACTCAAGGGACGAAAGAATTCGCGTTACTTCTGTTGATAACACTGAAAATACTTGGACGTTACTAATAAAATACATCcagaaagaagacgaaggcATCTACGATTGTCAG ATAACAACCAGGAGATCAGCATGGGCACAGTCCATTGAATTACGAATTGTTGAACCACAAGCCGTACTGGTTGGCACAGAAGATATATATGTTGGCGTCGGAAGTCCTTTCACTATTACTTGCGTCATCACAAAC ACCCTGAAACCACCGGAATACGTGTCTTGGAACGTTGACTCGAAATCTTTAAATTTTGGGAGTCAAGATCAACACCACCAACCCTCagcctttaaaaaaaggtggaatgGAGCAGGTTATTCTGTGACATTTGATCCCGGTCCACCTTCGGTTAGCCGTCTAATGGTTAACAGTGCAACTCCATCTGATTCCGGGCGTTACACTTGTCAGCCATCCAGTGGACTTTCAGCTTCCACTCATGTTCATGTGGCACTTG GTAATGAGATGGCTGCTATACAGGCTGCCGACACAGCAGGCAGAGGTGGATGTTTGCGGTGGTTTTTATTAACAGTTGCCATTGTTTTACCATTACTCAACCTCAATTGGTACGATTAA